GGTAGTGAATGTATCAAAGAGACACCACACAGAAAGGTTATAGGGGATAAAAAACTTGCCCAATGCCTCAAAAAAATAAGGTGTATTCCGTAAAAAAGTATGAATCCCATACTCCAATTGCAAGGATACCACATCTGATTCCGTTTTCATGGTACCAAAATTCATGGCATAATACCGCAATGAAAGAAAGAAGATCCCTGCTAAAAGCCATCCCGAGAAAAATAAAAGATACGCCTTTTTTTTTCTTTCTCTCAGCATAAAAAAAAGCAAGAGCATGCAAACGAAAGGAATAATGACAGCGGATTCTTTGGTAAAAAGCCCTCCTAAAAGCGACAAAATGTGAAAAACATAAAACTTTGGAGCATTTGTTTGTACAAACTTTATGAGGGTAATAAGTCCTAAAAGAGTGAATATTGCGAGTAATATGTCATTCCTTCCCATTATCCAACATACTGCTTGGGTAAATAGGGGGCTTATTGCAAAAAAGAGAACGAGTAAAAAGGATATTTTTTTTTCATAGTTCATCAAAAGCAAGAGCCGAAACAAGAGCAAGCAAGCGAGAAAATGATACAAGATATTACTAAAATGATAGAGAGAGGGGGAACTCTTTGCAAATAAAAAATCAATAAAAAAAGTGCAGTATAAAAAGGGTCTATAATATTCTAAGGTCAAAGAATCTATAAATCCTAAGAAAAAATTCTTAAAAACAGAAAAATAATCCTGCCTCGCAACGAGAAATGCTACATCATCAAACTCTATAAATCCGAACCACACCGTCTGCCCATACACAAGCGATATTACTCCGAGAAGAACCAGAGTATAGACATATAATGGTGTTTCTTTTTGGGGTTCTACTTTCTTATTCTGTATGTTTTTTGTTTTTTGTTTCATTGTTCGTTTCCAAAAATTTATAAGTAATGGTAATAGATGTGTTTTATACTTCCATAAATAACAAAAAAATTGTAGGTATAATAGTATTTTCTGTTGCCTGAACAGTTTTTATTTTTTTAATTCATAAGGTACTTACCAATTGGCAATGGTGGAATTAAATATATCTAGTATTATCTTATCAAAGATGTCGCGTAGATACCTTTCTTCGTTTTGTGTTAGAGATTGGGTGTTTGGGTCAAAATCTTGGAAGAAAGAAAAGGATTTATTGGTAAAATTAAAGGCTTCATCTTTGGTATTCGTGTAACTGACGCTTATGGTAATGGTAATTCGGTTTTGTGAGGAGAATCCTACGGTGTTTTGCCCTGTAGCAGCAGAAGGTGCTATGGGGGCAAGAGTGTAATTTTCTATGCTTCCTTCCATATTGAGATCACCATTTTCAGATATAACGGTCAGAGAGGTGTTTTGTTGAAAATAGGATTTTAATCTTTCGGTAAAAAGTATATTCATATACGAAGGACCGAGAGCTGCATTGTTATAAAAGGGTGGTATGGAGATGGTCTTTACATCTGAAGAGATAGAAGCTCCTGTGAGGGAGTAAATACCGCATTGTGTATGCGATAAAATGAGCAGTAGGCATATTAAAAACTTACATATCTTCCAACCCATATTCTTTAATTTTGCGGTAGAGGTTTCTCTCCGAGATTCCCAGTTGTTTAGCGGCATCTTTTCTTTTTAAGTTATTCCGTTTGAGAGCTGTTATAATAAGTTCTCTTTCTTTTTTTACAATGGAAAGAGAATCGTTGGTTTCTTCTGTTATATCTATATTTAATGTTTCTTGTATTGCTTCGGTATCTTCTGTGGTATTTTTTTTCGCTTCTCTTTTAATGGAGGAGGATACTACTATTTGGGCATCGTTTCTTTCTATAAGTGATGGTAATTTCTCATCGGGTTCCATTTCTGTTGCAAATAGATGCCTATTGCTTTGTAAAATCTCGCTTCTTTGGTCAGAATCTTTTAATAACCTGAACACTAATTTTTTTAAATCGGACACATCTTGCCTCATATCAAAGAGAATTTTATAGAGAATGTCCCTTTCATTTATTTCATCCCCCGTTGCTTTCACTTTAAGCAGTGTAGATGGAAGATGAGAATTATTATAAGGAATATAAGCGGTTATTCTTTCTGCCGCGATTTCTCTGTTTGTTTCTAATACAGACATTTGCTCTACCATATTTTTGAGTTGGCGGATATTCCCTGGAAATCTATATTTAAGAAGGACCTGTTTTGCCTCAAACGAGAGAGTTATGGGTTGTGCTTGGTATTTTTCCGAAAAATCCGATGCAAATTTTTTAAATAACCTCTCTATATCATCGCCTCTATCTCTCAGGGGAGGAATTTGTATATTGACTGTGTTGAGACGGTAATAGAGGTCTTCTCGAAACTTCTTTTGTTCAATGGCATTCAGCAGGTCCACATTCGTAGCTCCAATGACTCGTACGTTTGTTTTTTGCACTTTTGAAGACCCTACTTTGATAAATTCTCCGTATTCTAATACTCTTAATAGGCGGGCTTGAGTGCTTATCGGCATTTCCCCTATTTCATCTAAAAATATAGTTCCCTCATTTGCGGATTCAAAATATCCCTTGCGAGATTCGTAAGCTCCTGTAAAAGAACCCTTTTCATGCCCAAAGAGTTCTGAATCTATAGTTCCTTCGGGTATCGCTCCGCAATTTATTGCTATAAATGCTCCATGTTTCCTATGGCTGACAGAGTGGATTATCTTGGAAAAAGATTCTTTGCCTGTTCCACTTTCGCCTGATATAAGCACGCTCATATCTGTTGGTGCCACTTGGATAGCTATTCGGACAGCATTATTGAGCTGCAAGCTATTCCCTATAATTCCAAATCGTAATTTTGTATTGTGAATCTCGTCTTCTCTCATAAATTTAATATATTACTCTAATATGAACCCAAAAATAGAAATTTTTTTAATATAATGCTCTTATTACATTTTAAATAATTCTTAAAGATACTATTTTGCTAAAAAATATCTCATTTTGTAAGTATTTAGCATCT
This portion of the Chitinophagaceae bacterium genome encodes:
- a CDS encoding LptE family protein — encoded protein: MGWKICKFLICLLLILSHTQCGIYSLTGASISSDVKTISIPPFYNNAALGPSYMNILFTERLKSYFQQNTSLTVISENGDLNMEGSIENYTLAPIAPSAATGQNTVGFSSQNRITITISVSYTNTKDEAFNFTNKSFSFFQDFDPNTQSLTQNEERYLRDIFDKIILDIFNSTIANW
- a CDS encoding sigma-54 dependent transcriptional regulator; amino-acid sequence: MREDEIHNTKLRFGIIGNSLQLNNAVRIAIQVAPTDMSVLISGESGTGKESFSKIIHSVSHRKHGAFIAINCGAIPEGTIDSELFGHEKGSFTGAYESRKGYFESANEGTIFLDEIGEMPISTQARLLRVLEYGEFIKVGSSKVQKTNVRVIGATNVDLLNAIEQKKFREDLYYRLNTVNIQIPPLRDRGDDIERLFKKFASDFSEKYQAQPITLSFEAKQVLLKYRFPGNIRQLKNMVEQMSVLETNREIAAERITAYIPYNNSHLPSTLLKVKATGDEINERDILYKILFDMRQDVSDLKKLVFRLLKDSDQRSEILQSNRHLFATEMEPDEKLPSLIERNDAQIVVSSSIKREAKKNTTEDTEAIQETLNIDITEETNDSLSIVKKERELIITALKRNNLKRKDAAKQLGISERNLYRKIKEYGLEDM